A single region of the Changchengzhania lutea genome encodes:
- a CDS encoding DUF2024 family protein: MKVAVWDTYVKIEDGKIMHFDILVPSEINDEQTIFNFGKHYLQSKSVKTEQLTAKECRLCHIEQATEEIIASIEKNGYSIIEMENCN, encoded by the coding sequence ATGAAAGTAGCAGTTTGGGACACTTATGTAAAAATAGAAGATGGGAAAATTATGCACTTCGATATTCTCGTACCAAGTGAAATAAATGACGAACAGACCATATTTAACTTTGGTAAACATTATCTACAATCCAAGTCAGTTAAAACAGAACAATTAACCGCTAAAGAATGTCGTCTTTGTCATATTGAACAGGCTACAGAAGAAATAATTGCATCCATTGAAAAAAATGGTTATTCAATTATTGAAATGGAAAATTGTAATTAA
- a CDS encoding MarR family transcriptional regulator has product MKKSTFNPEQQQKDISSKIVAGLERVSEVFKILLWEKAKLVGLSPIQIQILIFIAFHKRELCNVSHLAKEFNVTKPTVSDAVRVLDKKGFIVKDFSSSDSRSYSISLSDLGNDIISQTYDFSSPLKKQVDSFSQPELESLFGTLSQLIYKLNRYGILSVQRTCYGCKFYQKNQESDYCNLLQKELLNREIRLDCPEYEEKASG; this is encoded by the coding sequence ATGAAGAAAAGTACATTCAACCCAGAACAACAACAAAAGGATATTTCAAGTAAAATCGTTGCAGGATTGGAACGAGTTTCAGAAGTATTTAAAATCCTGCTATGGGAAAAAGCCAAATTGGTCGGTTTAAGTCCGATTCAAATTCAGATACTCATTTTCATAGCTTTTCACAAGAGAGAATTGTGCAATGTCAGCCATCTTGCCAAAGAATTTAATGTGACCAAGCCAACTGTAAGCGATGCAGTTAGGGTTTTGGATAAAAAAGGATTCATTGTAAAGGACTTTTCATCATCCGATAGTCGCAGTTATTCAATTTCGTTATCCGATTTGGGAAATGATATAATATCTCAAACCTATGATTTCTCAAGCCCATTAAAAAAACAAGTTGACAGCTTTTCGCAACCCGAATTAGAGAGTTTATTCGGAACTTTAAGCCAATTAATTTATAAATTAAACCGATACGGAATTTTGAGCGTACAGCGGACTTGTTATGGCTGTAAATTTTATCAAAAAAACCAGGAATCGGATTATTGTAATTTACTTCAAAAAGAATTATTAAACCGAGAGATTAGATTAGACTGTCCAGAATATGAAGAAAAAGCCAGTGGCTGA